A DNA window from Fuerstiella sp. contains the following coding sequences:
- a CDS encoding insulinase family protein — protein sequence MTHILSGPPDVRIPPMQFYRHQLSNGLNIVAELTSSVHSVAAGFFVRTGARDETDSVSGVSHFLEHMAFKGNDHYSADDVNRIFDEVGARYNASTGEDVTTYYAAVLPEYLTTTMEMLSILMQPSLRQDDFDTEKNVILEEIGMYEDMPSFTAYDNVMATHFSGHPLGQSILGTNESIANLTADQMRAYHKQQYHAANITLAVAGNTDFASVLSLAEEYCGSIPSGTCTRRLPPVEPRQRSEFIVKDGSGHQHVMQMGQAPLASDPLRFAAELLAVILGDESGSRMFWDIVYPGHADAAELGYNEYDGAGTWMTYLSCNPEHTSENLQRMQKIFDLVNRDGVTEQELEQARNKVASRIVLRGERPMGRLSSLGGNWVYRGEYSSVADDLGIVRNIGAAQIRSLLQEYPLTVNTTIGVGPLEALS from the coding sequence ATGACTCACATTCTGTCGGGTCCGCCCGACGTACGGATACCACCAATGCAGTTTTACCGGCACCAGCTCTCCAACGGACTCAATATCGTTGCTGAACTCACTTCGTCTGTGCACAGTGTCGCCGCAGGATTTTTTGTGCGCACCGGTGCGCGTGACGAGACGGATTCAGTCTCCGGGGTTAGTCACTTTCTGGAACACATGGCTTTCAAGGGGAACGATCACTATTCGGCTGATGATGTGAATCGAATCTTCGACGAAGTGGGTGCCCGCTATAATGCCTCCACGGGCGAAGACGTCACAACGTACTACGCTGCTGTACTGCCGGAATACCTGACAACCACCATGGAAATGCTGTCAATTCTGATGCAGCCATCATTACGTCAGGACGACTTTGACACCGAAAAAAACGTTATCCTTGAAGAAATAGGCATGTATGAAGACATGCCGTCCTTCACGGCTTATGACAACGTCATGGCAACTCATTTTTCGGGTCATCCACTTGGACAGAGTATTCTCGGAACTAATGAGAGCATTGCGAACCTGACCGCCGATCAAATGCGGGCGTACCACAAACAGCAGTATCATGCTGCCAATATCACACTGGCCGTTGCCGGCAACACAGACTTCGCGTCAGTGCTGAGTCTGGCAGAGGAATACTGCGGATCGATTCCTTCCGGCACCTGTACACGCCGATTGCCGCCGGTTGAACCCCGGCAACGCAGCGAATTCATTGTGAAAGACGGAAGCGGCCACCAGCATGTTATGCAGATGGGTCAGGCGCCGCTGGCGTCGGATCCGCTGAGATTCGCGGCCGAACTTCTCGCGGTGATTCTTGGAGATGAATCAGGCAGTCGAATGTTCTGGGATATCGTGTATCCAGGTCATGCGGATGCTGCCGAACTGGGTTACAACGAGTATGACGGGGCAGGAACATGGATGACTTATCTCAGCTGCAATCCGGAACACACGTCAGAAAATCTGCAGCGGATGCAGAAAATATTTGACCTTGTGAACCGTGATGGTGTTACTGAACAGGAACTCGAACAGGCGCGCAACAAAGTTGCATCCCGCATCGTTTTGCGAGGAGAACGACCGATGGGGCGTTTATCATCGCTTGGCGGAAACTGGGTCTATCGCGGTGAGTACAGTTCTGTCGCCGATGATCTGGGGATTGTGCGGAACATCGGAGCAGCACAGATCCGGTCGCTGCTGCAGGAGTATCCGCTGACGGTCAACACCACCATCGGAGTTGGACCGCTTGAAGCGCTGTCATGA
- a CDS encoding D-2-hydroxyacid dehydrogenase, whose amino-acid sequence MKIVVSDPIGFKDEHISALIDAAGDGTVVLPAEQDLVSEMADADVFMGHHSPEIFTPAPKLKWIQTAAAGLDMILTPDVVKRGLIVTNASGLHAAPVVETAWALTLAVSRHLKTFQQRQNEHDWDPFIPDDLDGRTVGIVGLGGIGRRYARVAAAFGMRVIAVDRHSPPKPDEVESLQGLERLNDLVAEADVLLVSCPATAETQGLIGPEQIALLKPNAILVNIARGGIVDEPALIKCLKEGRIMGAGLDVTAVEPLPKDDPLWETPRLIITPHIAGWSGDRSRRLMEFFCDNLRRYRSGEPLRNLVNQSQGYPVPGT is encoded by the coding sequence ATGAAGATTGTCGTTTCCGATCCTATCGGTTTTAAAGATGAACACATCTCGGCGCTCATCGATGCAGCCGGTGACGGTACTGTTGTGCTGCCCGCGGAGCAGGACCTCGTCTCCGAAATGGCTGACGCGGATGTGTTCATGGGCCATCACTCACCGGAGATTTTCACACCGGCACCAAAACTGAAGTGGATTCAAACGGCTGCTGCCGGACTCGACATGATACTGACTCCTGACGTCGTCAAACGTGGACTGATCGTCACAAATGCCAGCGGGCTGCATGCGGCGCCGGTTGTGGAAACCGCATGGGCCCTGACACTGGCTGTCTCCCGTCACCTGAAAACTTTCCAGCAGCGGCAGAACGAGCATGACTGGGATCCGTTCATCCCAGATGATCTGGACGGCCGAACGGTCGGCATTGTAGGCCTGGGCGGGATCGGGCGTCGTTATGCCCGGGTCGCCGCTGCCTTCGGAATGCGCGTCATTGCTGTCGATCGGCATTCTCCCCCCAAACCCGACGAGGTGGAGTCCCTTCAGGGACTTGAGCGACTGAATGACCTGGTCGCCGAAGCAGACGTCCTGCTGGTTTCCTGTCCGGCCACTGCAGAAACACAGGGACTGATCGGGCCCGAGCAGATCGCGCTGCTCAAGCCAAACGCAATTCTGGTCAATATTGCACGCGGCGGCATCGTCGATGAACCGGCCCTGATCAAATGTCTTAAAGAAGGCCGCATCATGGGTGCCGGACTGGACGTGACGGCCGTTGAGCCACTGCCGAAAGACGATCCACTTTGGGAGACACCGCGTCTGATCATCACACCTCATATCGCAGGATGGTCGGGTGACCGCTCAAGGCGTCTGATGGAATTCTTTTGCGACAATCTGCGTCGTTACCGGTCCGGGGAACCGCTCAGAAACCTGGTGAACCAGTCGCAGGGCTACCCGGTCCCGGGAACCTGA
- the nuoH gene encoding NADH-quinone oxidoreductase subunit NuoH: protein MFLTLASQSLPELLEDLVPQSLQNAALEGWQYVGAALIHMALLFGVFSLCPFFLIWLERKVAGRIQDRLGPTRVGGRFGWLQSLADGVKLIQKEDLCPPAADSMLFNAAPYIVCMSSFAAFIVLPFSEGWVAVAADCGLFIMLAIMSLEVFGIILAGYSSASKWSLFGGMREAAQMVSYEIPMAICALIPVVAAGSLNLGEIGDMQSGGIQNWFLLHDPFTFIAFFVYFVVATASCKRAPFDLAEAESELVGGFHTEYSGMRWSFFFMGEYASMFAVCGIASILFLGGWSTGLPAADEFLSEMRAGEGAGSYLAGVVGAGVFAAKAAVGVFIQVWLRWTVPRIRIDQVITVCLKYLIPISCFLFLGAIVWPLVLHFGLGDRTTWNEPLGERVAEAIEGGQPVTGVLETDKESGELEPGSSGHQTGVEGEDSASSAQVGHFVTRHSVEDVSR from the coding sequence ATGTTTCTGACACTCGCCTCACAATCGCTACCAGAGCTTCTGGAGGACCTTGTTCCGCAGTCGTTGCAGAATGCTGCCCTGGAAGGCTGGCAATACGTCGGTGCTGCATTGATCCACATGGCTTTGCTGTTCGGCGTGTTTTCTCTGTGCCCGTTTTTTCTGATCTGGCTGGAACGCAAAGTTGCCGGTCGAATTCAGGACCGTCTGGGGCCCACGCGAGTGGGGGGGCGATTTGGCTGGCTGCAGTCTCTGGCCGACGGGGTCAAACTGATTCAAAAAGAAGATCTGTGTCCTCCGGCAGCAGATTCCATGTTGTTCAACGCGGCACCGTACATCGTTTGTATGTCTTCGTTTGCAGCATTTATTGTTCTGCCGTTCAGTGAAGGCTGGGTTGCCGTGGCCGCAGATTGCGGTCTGTTCATCATGCTGGCAATTATGTCGCTGGAAGTTTTTGGAATCATTCTGGCCGGCTATTCCAGCGCGTCAAAATGGTCGCTGTTTGGCGGAATGAGAGAAGCCGCCCAGATGGTCAGTTATGAAATTCCCATGGCTATTTGTGCGTTGATTCCGGTTGTTGCCGCCGGGTCGCTCAATCTGGGCGAAATTGGTGATATGCAAAGTGGTGGGATTCAAAACTGGTTTCTGTTGCACGATCCTTTCACGTTCATTGCTTTCTTCGTTTATTTCGTCGTGGCGACGGCCAGTTGCAAGCGGGCGCCTTTCGACCTGGCTGAAGCAGAAAGCGAACTCGTTGGCGGATTCCATACCGAATACAGTGGTATGCGATGGTCGTTCTTCTTCATGGGGGAATATGCCAGCATGTTTGCTGTGTGCGGTATCGCGTCAATTCTGTTTTTGGGCGGCTGGAGTACAGGGTTGCCCGCAGCCGACGAATTTCTTTCCGAAATGCGTGCCGGTGAGGGTGCGGGGAGCTATCTGGCAGGTGTTGTCGGAGCCGGTGTTTTTGCAGCAAAGGCTGCCGTTGGCGTGTTTATCCAGGTTTGGCTGAGATGGACGGTGCCACGCATCCGGATCGATCAGGTTATAACCGTATGTCTGAAATATCTTATTCCGATCAGTTGTTTTTTGTTCCTGGGGGCGATTGTCTGGCCGCTGGTTCTGCATTTTGGGCTGGGGGACAGGACAACCTGGAATGAACCACTCGGTGAGCGTGTCGCTGAGGCGATTGAAGGTGGTCAGCCGGTCACCGGCGTTCTGGAAACCGATAAGGAATCCGGTGAATTGGAACCCGGTTCGTCAGGTCACCAGACCGGGGTGGAGGGAGAGGATTCTGCGTCCTCGGCGCAGGTCGGTCATTTCGTGACACGCCATTCAGTAGAGGACGTGTCGCGATGA
- a CDS encoding NADH-quinone oxidoreductase subunit J, which produces MIGESLFFTLFALMACLGAIAVVVSQRMVRMAFWLIVSLGSTAALFFLIDADFLGAAQLLIYVGGTLVLLVFAVMLTSSGPYLNIETSPGETVMAAMLGLLFLFIVISSQSEIDWDVTNQQIAAAGGTTGEVSAFDSGSDGNTLRTIGMSLLSLRPDRGAAETGELHTGYLLPFEIVSVHLLVVLIGAAYLARAKRRRDS; this is translated from the coding sequence ATGATTGGCGAGTCTCTGTTCTTTACTCTGTTTGCTCTCATGGCGTGTTTGGGCGCGATCGCAGTGGTTGTCAGCCAGAGAATGGTACGTATGGCGTTCTGGCTGATCGTTTCACTGGGAAGCACGGCCGCGTTGTTCTTTCTGATCGATGCCGACTTCCTGGGAGCGGCTCAGTTGCTGATCTACGTTGGTGGTACGCTGGTCCTGCTGGTGTTTGCCGTGATGCTTACGTCAAGTGGCCCTTATCTGAATATTGAAACGTCACCCGGCGAGACCGTGATGGCGGCAATGCTGGGTCTGTTGTTTTTGTTTATTGTGATTTCGTCTCAAAGCGAAATCGACTGGGACGTTACAAATCAGCAAATTGCCGCTGCCGGCGGGACGACAGGTGAGGTATCTGCGTTCGATTCCGGATCAGACGGTAATACGTTGAGAACAATCGGTATGAGTCTTTTGAGTTTAAGGCCTGATCGGGGTGCAGCTGAAACCGGTGAGTTGCATACAGGCTATTTACTGCCATTTGAAATTGTCTCTGTGCATTTGCTCGTTGTGCTGATCGGAGCCGCTTATCTGGCTCGGGCAAAGCGACGTCGTGATTCCTGA
- the nuoK gene encoding NADH-quinone oxidoreductase subunit NuoK: MEPTLSRYLMIGAVLFVCGVVCMATKRNAIGILMGVELVLNGANVNLVAFSHYTTLGIDGQIYSLFVIVLAAAEAAVALAIALNFYNNHLTIDVDRANSLKG, translated from the coding sequence ATGGAGCCCACCCTCAGCAGATATCTGATGATTGGCGCGGTTTTGTTTGTGTGCGGCGTGGTTTGCATGGCCACCAAACGCAACGCAATTGGGATTTTGATGGGTGTCGAGCTCGTGCTGAATGGGGCCAATGTGAATCTGGTTGCATTCTCTCACTATACGACTCTGGGTATCGATGGTCAGATTTATTCACTGTTCGTGATTGTGCTGGCGGCTGCTGAAGCTGCCGTTGCCCTGGCAATTGCTCTCAATTTTTACAATAACCACTTGACGATTGATGTGGATCGAGCCAACAGCCTGAAAGGCTGA
- the nuoL gene encoding NADH-quinone oxidoreductase subunit L yields the protein MLIPTLLTIAWLLPLLGFAVELLHGKTGDRAVTKWPAWCAVACIGTGFLCSLFALLTWGQAGEWAVLDSHGGHGADQHHSEDDQHIHDDHDDSVHEQQHHAVTNSSGWQVTALTDTAESGSAEHDVAPAIYSGTLYTLGVFGSLVVSIDYYIDGLTLVMFTMVTLIATCIHLFAIGYMSDELTHEYEDHFAHTADGSHVCRPGRFYRFFAYMSLFCFSMLGLVLAGNIFQVFVFWELVGICSYLLIGFYTERKSAGDAANKAFIMNRIGDFGFLIGLMVVWTWFGTFQFSELFDLLPRDSAGHVVADELGEVVVNTHSGESKSIPYSLLVVAGLGVFAGCIGKSAQFPLQTWLPDAMEGPTPVSALVHSATMVAAGVYLVGRFYPMFVPEVLLTIAYVGAITLFVAATIAVVATDIKRVLAYSTISQLGYMMLGLGMFGWAAGLFHLITHAFFKSLMFLCSGSVIHGCHHEQEMPKMGGLMRKMPVTAGTMLIGVIAISGLAVPGVIAFSGYHSKDAIVATALAFIHANPAHFLLFLLPLVTAGITAFYMFRLWFYTFYGEPRDQHVYDHAHESPRIMTVPLMVLAVFAAGCAFGGEQGPLYMLLLSSEPGHVAGGLSAAAAGALALPGHDAIHEVHAEAGMWALVAAVSGTLLAYVLYGTKTVNLNDMKRHLAGMHQFLSQKWYFDELYDALFMKPMHQVAAFFAWIDRTLIDALVHSSARLIVQVSKWDRFFDEKFIDGLVNLIGRATFSSGILLKVVQTGRLRQYVMFIVVGVVALFAVLFTTFPN from the coding sequence GTGCTTATACCAACACTGCTGACAATCGCCTGGCTGCTTCCGCTGCTGGGTTTTGCTGTGGAGTTGCTCCACGGCAAAACAGGCGATCGCGCGGTCACAAAATGGCCGGCCTGGTGTGCGGTTGCGTGCATCGGAACCGGATTTCTTTGCAGTCTGTTTGCTTTGCTGACGTGGGGACAGGCCGGCGAATGGGCCGTGTTGGACAGTCACGGCGGGCATGGTGCGGATCAACATCATTCCGAAGATGATCAACACATTCACGACGACCACGACGACTCGGTTCATGAGCAGCAACACCATGCTGTAACGAATAGCTCCGGCTGGCAGGTGACTGCATTGACGGACACTGCGGAGTCCGGCAGCGCAGAACATGATGTTGCTCCTGCGATTTACAGCGGAACACTGTATACCCTGGGTGTCTTCGGTAGTCTGGTCGTGTCGATCGATTATTACATCGACGGTCTGACACTCGTGATGTTCACGATGGTGACCCTGATTGCAACCTGTATCCATTTGTTTGCGATTGGGTACATGAGTGATGAGCTGACTCATGAATACGAAGATCATTTTGCGCACACGGCCGACGGCAGTCATGTTTGTCGTCCAGGTCGCTTCTATCGGTTTTTTGCGTATATGTCGCTGTTCTGTTTTTCAATGCTGGGCCTTGTTCTGGCAGGAAATATTTTTCAGGTCTTCGTGTTCTGGGAACTGGTCGGCATTTGCAGCTATCTGCTGATTGGTTTTTACACGGAGCGTAAGTCTGCGGGCGACGCAGCCAATAAAGCATTCATTATGAATCGTATCGGAGACTTTGGGTTTCTGATCGGACTCATGGTTGTCTGGACATGGTTTGGTACATTTCAATTCAGCGAGCTGTTTGATCTGCTACCGAGAGATTCGGCTGGTCATGTCGTTGCCGATGAACTGGGGGAAGTCGTTGTCAATACGCACAGCGGTGAGTCCAAATCGATTCCGTACAGCTTGCTGGTCGTAGCCGGACTTGGAGTCTTCGCCGGATGTATCGGCAAAAGTGCGCAGTTTCCTCTTCAGACATGGCTGCCCGATGCGATGGAAGGGCCAACCCCCGTTTCCGCACTCGTTCACTCAGCAACGATGGTGGCCGCAGGTGTCTATCTTGTGGGCCGTTTCTATCCGATGTTTGTGCCGGAAGTCCTTTTGACAATAGCTTACGTCGGTGCCATTACTCTGTTTGTTGCAGCAACGATTGCAGTTGTCGCCACAGATATTAAGAGAGTGCTGGCCTATTCCACGATTAGTCAGCTTGGTTACATGATGTTGGGGCTGGGCATGTTTGGCTGGGCTGCCGGATTGTTTCATCTGATTACTCACGCGTTCTTCAAGTCACTGATGTTCCTGTGTTCCGGAAGCGTGATTCACGGTTGCCATCACGAACAGGAAATGCCAAAGATGGGTGGCCTGATGCGAAAGATGCCCGTTACCGCCGGCACGATGCTGATTGGCGTGATCGCAATCAGTGGACTGGCTGTTCCTGGCGTGATCGCTTTTTCGGGGTATCACTCAAAAGACGCCATTGTGGCCACGGCTCTGGCGTTTATTCATGCCAACCCTGCACACTTTTTGTTGTTTCTGCTGCCTCTGGTTACAGCTGGCATTACCGCATTTTACATGTTTCGCCTGTGGTTCTATACCTTTTACGGAGAACCGCGGGATCAGCACGTCTATGATCATGCTCATGAATCACCACGAATCATGACGGTACCTTTGATGGTACTGGCTGTGTTTGCAGCGGGTTGTGCTTTTGGTGGAGAACAGGGCCCGCTGTACATGTTGCTGTTGAGCAGTGAGCCGGGGCACGTGGCTGGTGGTTTGTCCGCGGCCGCAGCCGGCGCCCTGGCTCTGCCAGGGCATGATGCCATTCACGAGGTTCATGCAGAAGCCGGTATGTGGGCTCTGGTTGCCGCCGTTTCCGGTACGTTGCTTGCTTATGTTCTGTATGGCACAAAGACAGTCAATCTGAATGACATGAAACGCCATCTGGCGGGAATGCATCAGTTTTTGTCACAGAAATGGTATTTCGACGAGCTGTACGACGCGTTGTTTATGAAACCCATGCATCAGGTTGCAGCGTTTTTTGCGTGGATCGATCGTACGTTGATCGATGCCCTGGTCCATTCGTCAGCAAGACTGATCGTGCAGGTCTCCAAATGGGACCGTTTCTTTGACGAGAAATTTATTGACGGGCTTGTGAATCTGATCGGTCGAGCCACATTCTCTTCCGGAATTTTGTTAAAGGTTGTTCAGACCGGACGTCTCAGACAGTATGTGATGTTCATTGTCGTGGGTGTTGTGGCGCTGTTCGCCGTGTTATTTACAACGTTTCCGAACTGA
- a CDS encoding NADH-quinone oxidoreductase subunit M — translation MNPTVLLSLIIFAPAIGALLLAFMDGRAVGQLRNFTLVVTIITFVLTLLLSLEFNYGESGIQFEVVKNWIPSWNVYYRLGVDGISLPLVLLTSLVSMLAAVASWSINKLHKGYFILFLLLESGMMGVFLSLDFFLFYVFWEVMLLPMYFLIGIWGGPRKEYAAIKFFLFTLAGSVLMLIAMLMLYFTTGGQQHSFNLIELAKVAAGNSDYLTTGLTPKMQITAFVLLFIGFAIKMPAVPFHTWLPDAHVEAPTPISMILAGVLLKMGGYGIIRIAFPLCPYGAYWAAWFLVAIGVISIIYGAFAALAQTDFKRLVAYSSVSHMGYVLIGMAVWKITDGRTVNPDMWNMGINGAMFQMVAHGISSTGMFFMVGVIYDRVHHRNLNEFGGLMGKMPVYSGLSVAIFFAGLGLPGMCGFIGEVFVVLSTWNFSPALAIVAASGVILTAGYILWALQRVYLGAEYRGPHEEEIRPITPREASVGYILLALAIFLGVFPGLMFSIMNGSVAELTEHMQAGYDHAAAYLDQQLQAMR, via the coding sequence ATGAACCCTACAGTCCTTCTTTCACTCATAATTTTTGCTCCGGCCATTGGCGCCCTGCTGCTTGCTTTCATGGACGGACGTGCTGTCGGTCAGCTGCGGAATTTCACACTGGTGGTTACGATCATCACATTTGTGCTCACTCTGCTGCTGTCTCTCGAGTTCAATTACGGTGAGTCCGGTATTCAGTTTGAAGTCGTCAAAAACTGGATTCCGTCGTGGAACGTGTATTACCGACTCGGCGTCGACGGGATCAGTTTACCACTCGTGTTGCTGACCAGTCTCGTCAGTATGTTGGCAGCTGTGGCCTCGTGGAGCATCAATAAACTTCACAAGGGATATTTCATTCTCTTCCTGCTGCTGGAAAGCGGGATGATGGGTGTGTTCCTCTCGCTGGATTTCTTCCTGTTCTATGTGTTCTGGGAGGTCATGCTGCTGCCAATGTATTTTCTGATTGGCATCTGGGGCGGACCTCGCAAAGAGTATGCAGCTATCAAGTTCTTTCTGTTCACGCTGGCCGGTAGTGTGTTGATGCTGATCGCCATGCTGATGCTGTACTTCACTACCGGTGGGCAGCAACACAGTTTTAATCTGATTGAGCTGGCAAAGGTGGCTGCGGGCAACAGCGATTACCTGACCACCGGGCTCACACCGAAGATGCAGATCACAGCCTTCGTGCTGCTGTTTATCGGATTTGCGATCAAGATGCCGGCCGTGCCGTTTCACACATGGCTTCCGGATGCTCATGTTGAAGCACCCACACCAATCAGCATGATTTTGGCCGGGGTGTTGCTGAAAATGGGTGGCTACGGAATTATCCGTATTGCGTTTCCGTTGTGTCCGTACGGTGCGTACTGGGCCGCGTGGTTTCTGGTGGCAATCGGAGTGATCAGTATCATCTACGGTGCATTCGCGGCCTTGGCACAAACCGACTTCAAGAGACTGGTGGCGTACAGTTCGGTTAGTCACATGGGCTACGTATTAATCGGTATGGCAGTCTGGAAGATTACGGACGGTCGAACTGTTAATCCTGACATGTGGAACATGGGGATCAATGGGGCGATGTTTCAAATGGTAGCTCATGGAATCAGCTCGACTGGTATGTTCTTTATGGTGGGGGTGATCTATGACCGGGTGCACCACCGAAATCTAAACGAGTTTGGCGGCCTGATGGGCAAAATGCCGGTGTACAGCGGCCTGTCGGTCGCGATCTTTTTCGCGGGACTGGGTTTGCCGGGAATGTGTGGATTCATCGGTGAAGTGTTTGTCGTATTGAGTACCTGGAATTTCAGTCCGGCATTGGCCATTGTGGCGGCCAGTGGAGTGATTCTGACCGCGGGCTATATCCTGTGGGCGCTGCAGCGAGTGTATTTGGGAGCTGAATACCGAGGGCCGCATGAAGAAGAAATCAGACCAATTACGCCTCGTGAAGCTTCGGTTGGTTATATTCTGCTGGCTTTGGCAATCTTTCTGGGTGTGTTCCCTGGTCTCATGTTCAGCATCATGAACGGATCTGTTGCGGAACTCACGGAACATATGCAGGCAGGCTATGATCATGCAGCGGCATACCTGGATCAGCAACTGCAGGCTATGCGTTAA
- a CDS encoding NADH-quinone oxidoreductase subunit N — protein MFSQLIQNLIDDTLDYSLGYFEAELWLCGTIVALLLFRLLSMDRVIPTSILALAGAVAATVAAWFQLTVTDGSQTFFTGMLIHDQFSVYFRLFLSLFLALTIVLTILTGIPDNEDSPDFYTLLLGATIGMMIMASANNLLMLFIGVEMASVPSYAMVGFLKGRRSSSEAALKYVVYGAGAAGVMLYGVSLIVGILGTGDMGLLADRLRIVAENGMAGLGDPDVRLVALGTMLIMVGLAFKLSLVPFHFWCPDAFEGASAEVGGFLSVASKAGAFALLVRFSVALSGDPSGAELMTAFGIGLGVVAIGTMTFGNLAAYGQSNIKRMLAYSTIAHAGYMLMAVSAMLVMQNSSQAGALGQEINACLGGLLYYLAVYLFMNLGAFAVVALIRNYTFSEEIDSYAGLIRQSPALCVCMVFCMISLVGIPPFGGFFAKLMIFGSVYKAGDLHWSMYVLLAAGIVNTVISLFYYLRVLKTMIIDERPADARAVTLPNLENIYIGLLGAFVLLLGCAPIIADGLSVIAGEAAGSIFSAIVASP, from the coding sequence GTGTTTTCTCAGCTGATTCAAAACCTGATCGACGACACGCTCGATTATTCGCTTGGTTACTTTGAAGCAGAATTGTGGCTCTGCGGCACTATTGTGGCATTGCTGCTGTTTCGTTTGCTCTCGATGGACCGGGTGATTCCGACCTCCATTCTTGCTCTGGCTGGTGCAGTGGCTGCCACGGTTGCGGCTTGGTTTCAGCTGACTGTCACAGATGGGTCGCAGACGTTTTTCACCGGCATGCTGATTCATGATCAGTTCAGTGTCTATTTTCGTCTTTTTCTGTCACTGTTCCTTGCGCTGACGATAGTGCTGACAATTCTGACCGGGATCCCGGATAACGAAGATTCCCCGGACTTCTACACATTACTGCTGGGTGCCACGATCGGCATGATGATCATGGCCAGTGCCAACAACCTGCTGATGCTGTTCATTGGCGTGGAGATGGCCAGTGTTCCAAGTTACGCCATGGTCGGCTTTCTTAAAGGACGCAGGTCCAGCAGTGAAGCCGCACTCAAGTACGTGGTCTATGGTGCAGGTGCGGCAGGGGTGATGCTGTATGGTGTCAGCCTGATAGTTGGAATTCTGGGAACCGGTGACATGGGTTTGCTGGCGGATCGTCTGCGGATCGTCGCGGAAAACGGAATGGCCGGGCTGGGTGATCCGGACGTACGGCTGGTCGCACTGGGTACGATGCTGATCATGGTTGGTCTGGCCTTCAAGCTTTCACTGGTTCCGTTCCATTTCTGGTGTCCGGATGCGTTCGAAGGAGCGTCGGCAGAAGTTGGGGGATTTCTGTCCGTGGCATCAAAAGCCGGAGCATTTGCGTTACTGGTTAGGTTTTCAGTGGCCTTATCTGGTGATCCGTCCGGCGCTGAACTGATGACCGCGTTTGGCATCGGTCTGGGTGTGGTGGCAATCGGCACCATGACCTTTGGTAATCTGGCTGCTTATGGTCAGTCCAATATTAAACGGATGCTGGCGTATTCCACGATTGCTCACGCCGGATATATGTTGATGGCGGTTTCCGCCATGCTGGTGATGCAAAACAGCAGCCAGGCCGGTGCGCTTGGTCAGGAAATTAATGCCTGTCTTGGCGGTTTACTTTACTATCTGGCTGTTTATCTGTTTATGAATCTGGGAGCCTTTGCCGTCGTTGCATTGATACGCAATTACACCTTCAGCGAAGAAATAGACAGCTATGCGGGCTTGATCCGCCAGAGTCCCGCACTGTGTGTGTGTATGGTGTTCTGTATGATCAGTCTTGTGGGGATACCACCGTTTGGCGGTTTTTTTGCCAAGTTGATGATCTTTGGTTCAGTCTACAAAGCCGGAGATTTGCACTGGTCGATGTATGTCTTGCTGGCCGCGGGGATTGTGAATACTGTTATTAGCCTGTTCTACTATCTGCGTGTGCTGAAAACGATGATCATTGACGAGCGTCCGGCAGACGCGCGTGCGGTCACGCTGCCAAATCTTGAAAACATATACATTGGTCTGCTTGGGGCATTTGTATTGCTGCTGGGATGTGCGCCAATCATTGCAGACGGGCTCAGTGTTATCGCAGGAGAAGCGGCCGGTAGCATCTTTTCTGCAATTGTTGCGTCCCCATAG